In Bacillus cytotoxicus NVH 391-98, the following are encoded in one genomic region:
- a CDS encoding DUF350 domain-containing protein: MTNFLLYLVVSLGLLCIGLFLMEVTTKVKEFSLMAKGNKAASYALGGRVLGLAIVLYSTAAHSVSLLDMLIWGAIGVLAQIIVFYLAEWLTPRFNINQSIEEDNQAVGLFLMFLSVSIGIVIAGCLTY; the protein is encoded by the coding sequence ATGACGAATTTTTTACTTTATTTAGTTGTTTCGTTAGGTCTTTTATGCATCGGTTTGTTTCTTATGGAAGTGACGACAAAAGTGAAAGAATTTTCGCTTATGGCAAAAGGAAATAAAGCGGCGAGCTATGCGCTTGGAGGGAGAGTTCTTGGTCTCGCCATCGTTCTTTATTCAACGGCCGCTCATTCCGTTTCATTGCTTGATATGCTTATATGGGGAGCAATTGGTGTATTGGCACAAATCATTGTGTTCTACTTAGCAGAATGGTTAACGCCTCGTTTTAATATTAATCAAAGCATTGAAGAAGATAATCAGGCGGTTGGCCTTTTCCTTATGTTTTTATCCGTGTCCATCGGAATTGTCATTGCTGGATGTTTAACCTATTAA
- a CDS encoding DUF485 domain-containing protein has product MKREDSSARQLQREINYTEIVQSTEFQALLEKKKRFIIPMSIFFFSFFIALPILTSYSKVLHTKVFGDVTWAWIFAFAQFVMTWALCMIYSKKAESFDEIAQRILHDVKKGRG; this is encoded by the coding sequence ATGAAACGAGAGGATAGTTCGGCGCGTCAGTTGCAAAGAGAGATCAATTATACAGAAATTGTGCAATCAACTGAATTTCAAGCATTGTTAGAAAAGAAGAAGAGATTTATTATTCCGATGAGCATCTTTTTCTTTAGTTTTTTCATTGCCTTACCGATTTTAACATCGTATTCAAAAGTGTTACATACAAAAGTGTTTGGTGATGTGACATGGGCGTGGATTTTCGCTTTTGCTCAATTTGTTATGACGTGGGCGCTTTGTATGATTTATAGCAAAAAAGCTGAATCATTTGATGAAATTGCTCAGAGGATTCTCCACGATGTGAAAAAAGGGAGGGGATAA
- a CDS encoding QueT transporter family protein yields MNIKTLVGNGIIAALYIAVSTLIQPFGFTNVQFRVSEMFNHLVVFNKKSIYGIVLGVFLTNLFFSPMIAYDLVFGVGQSVFSLLATIISMRFIKGVWERMIFNTVIFTITMFMIAIELHLAFDLPFLLTWLTCAAGEFVVMAVGMPVMYWINKRVQFEKMM; encoded by the coding sequence ATGAATATTAAAACATTAGTTGGAAATGGTATTATTGCAGCTTTATATATTGCTGTTTCCACACTGATTCAGCCATTTGGCTTTACAAATGTACAGTTCCGGGTGTCGGAGATGTTCAATCATCTCGTTGTATTTAATAAAAAATCCATTTACGGAATTGTTTTAGGTGTATTTTTAACAAACTTATTTTTCTCACCGATGATTGCATACGATTTAGTATTTGGAGTAGGACAGTCAGTTTTTTCGCTTCTTGCTACCATTATTTCGATGCGCTTTATTAAAGGAGTTTGGGAACGGATGATTTTTAATACAGTTATCTTTACGATTACAATGTTTATGATAGCGATTGAACTTCATCTTGCATTTGATCTACCATTTTTACTGACATGGCTTACATGTGCAGCTGGTGAATTTGTTGTCATGGCAGTTGGAATGCCGGTTATGTATTGGATTAATAAACGAGTACAATTTGAAAAAATGATGTAA
- a CDS encoding DUF6123 family protein, with product MQTVQDYLSFLYAKGFKLSEEAQGFIRFGQGYTGASDTIVNAAIEATIKHQLEFDGSYFVALLERLKEEQITDKKSAKAFMRKLQA from the coding sequence ATGCAGACAGTGCAGGATTATCTTTCATTCTTATATGCAAAAGGATTCAAGTTATCTGAAGAAGCACAAGGGTTTATTAGGTTTGGTCAAGGATATACAGGTGCATCGGATACAATTGTAAACGCAGCGATTGAGGCGACAATTAAACATCAATTAGAGTTTGATGGGAGTTATTTTGTGGCGCTGCTAGAAAGATTGAAAGAAGAACAAATTACCGATAAAAAAAGCGCAAAGGCTTTTATGCGGAAGTTACAAGCTTAA
- a CDS encoding winged helix-turn-helix transcriptional regulator, giving the protein MGKDLRDDVLQKIKSKEFHCAKELTLSIISGKWKIVILYRLGIHGPMRFSAIQQLFPKITHKVLTKQLRELEDDGVVTRKVYPEVPPKVEYSLTELGESLQPILQMMYDWGEKRIQELKQKS; this is encoded by the coding sequence ATGGGAAAAGACTTACGTGATGACGTATTACAAAAAATAAAGAGTAAAGAATTTCATTGCGCAAAAGAATTAACGTTATCTATTATAAGTGGCAAGTGGAAAATTGTTATTTTATATCGGCTAGGAATACATGGTCCAATGCGCTTTAGTGCTATTCAGCAACTTTTCCCAAAAATTACTCATAAAGTGTTAACCAAACAGTTACGTGAATTAGAAGATGATGGGGTCGTTACAAGAAAGGTCTATCCAGAAGTTCCACCTAAAGTTGAATATTCTTTAACAGAACTTGGTGAAAGCTTACAACCTATTTTACAAATGATGTATGACTGGGGAGAAAAAAGAATACAAGAATTAAAGCAGAAATCATAG
- a CDS encoding P-type ATPase, translating into MLHVNKLVGNTSHKQSKKGMKEQILLQQNKELLIEIATRDVKSVFVYFKTTRDGLSMKEAQKRIHVYGKNEFSSKRTLLTNVIMKLGGVIPSLTKQREQCDVETVTVSRVEGEMKQESKRINLPVTELVPGDIVFLSAGDTVPADVRIIYANDLLVDESMLTGKETNVEKFESCYYLERKRFIPLKRMKDYNPLQLENVCFKGTKVVSGAAKAVVISTGKNTYPGLLHTCCMQTS; encoded by the coding sequence ATGTTACATGTAAACAAACTTGTGGGTAACACTTCTCACAAACAGAGTAAAAAAGGAATGAAAGAACAAATATTGTTACAACAAAATAAAGAGTTGTTAATTGAAATCGCAACAAGAGACGTGAAATCTGTATTTGTTTATTTTAAAACAACAAGAGACGGTCTTTCTATGAAAGAAGCACAAAAGCGTATCCATGTGTACGGGAAAAATGAATTCTCTTCCAAACGTACACTTTTGACAAATGTAATCATGAAACTAGGCGGAGTGATTCCTAGTTTGACAAAACAACGTGAGCAGTGTGATGTGGAAACAGTTACAGTTTCTAGGGTAGAAGGAGAGATGAAGCAAGAATCGAAAAGAATCAATCTTCCTGTTACAGAACTTGTTCCGGGAGATATCGTTTTTCTTTCTGCAGGTGATACAGTTCCAGCTGATGTTCGCATTATTTACGCAAATGATTTATTAGTGGATGAATCTATGTTAACTGGAAAAGAAACAAATGTAGAGAAATTTGAAAGCTGTTATTATCTCGAACGCAAACGTTTTATTCCATTAAAACGAATGAAAGACTACAACCCACTTCAACTTGAAAATGTATGTTTTAAAGGAACAAAAGTGGTAAGTGGTGCAGCGAAGGCAGTTGTTATTTCAACAGGTAAAAATACGTATCCTGGATTGCTTCATACATGTTGCATGCAAACATCTTGA
- a CDS encoding DMT family transporter: protein MKKEWIAPFALLFVSFIWGATFVVVQNAMSFVNPFTFNAIRFLCAGIILLFIQILFSKKISKKQMYCSSFAGLIVGFFLFAGYLLQTFGLLYTTSSKAGFLTGLSIIMVPILSFIFLKQKASPFVLIGILTATIGLYLLTAADSFQLNIGDILVLGCAIAFAAHILINGVFSKKISPLLLSTSQILSVGVFSTICAFLFEDYEKIFSTSLWTNSAFLFALLATSLFATSIAFFIQTAAQKHTSPTRVAIIFAMEPVFAALTGVLVAGEQLSTSAILGCLCIFLGMIFVELPSKAKKEAQAA from the coding sequence ATGAAGAAAGAGTGGATTGCTCCTTTTGCTTTATTATTCGTCTCCTTTATTTGGGGAGCTACATTTGTCGTTGTTCAAAATGCAATGTCATTTGTGAATCCTTTTACATTTAACGCTATTCGTTTTTTATGTGCTGGCATCATTTTATTATTCATCCAAATTCTATTTTCAAAAAAGATTTCAAAGAAACAAATGTACTGTAGTAGTTTCGCTGGACTCATTGTAGGCTTTTTTCTGTTTGCTGGCTATCTTTTGCAAACATTTGGCTTGCTTTATACAACCTCTTCTAAAGCAGGATTTCTGACGGGGCTCAGCATTATTATGGTTCCGATTCTTTCATTCATTTTTTTAAAACAAAAGGCGTCGCCCTTTGTTTTAATCGGCATTCTCACTGCCACAATCGGCCTTTATTTATTAACTGCTGCTGATTCCTTTCAGCTTAATATCGGAGACATACTCGTTCTCGGCTGTGCGATTGCCTTTGCAGCCCATATTTTAATCAACGGCGTCTTTTCCAAAAAAATATCACCTTTATTATTAAGTACATCTCAAATCTTATCTGTCGGAGTCTTTTCGACTATTTGCGCCTTTTTATTTGAAGATTACGAAAAAATATTCTCTACTTCTTTATGGACGAACAGCGCTTTCTTATTTGCGCTACTTGCTACATCTTTATTTGCAACCTCTATTGCCTTTTTTATTCAAACAGCAGCCCAAAAACATACCTCTCCAACAAGGGTTGCGATTATTTTTGCAATGGAACCCGTCTTCGCTGCTTTAACAGGCGTCCTTGTTGCCGGTGAACAGCTATCTACTTCAGCCATCCTCGGCTGCCTTTGTATTTTTCTCGGTATGATTTTTGTGGAACTTCCTTCAAAAGCAAAAAAAGAAGCGCAGGCTGCGTGA
- a CDS encoding YpbS family protein: MEVHTAITAHSRKQNEIVKTFLQLEAQREAAIDAVVALASSGKQFSVDAINRITKQMNELAKRGIVPQRKIVTANMVMEYVKRLPEKEGR; this comes from the coding sequence ATGGAAGTACATACAGCAATTACAGCACATTCTCGTAAGCAAAATGAAATTGTGAAGACCTTTTTACAATTAGAAGCGCAGCGTGAAGCAGCAATTGATGCTGTAGTAGCACTTGCGTCAAGTGGAAAGCAGTTTTCGGTAGATGCAATTAATAGGATCACAAAACAAATGAATGAACTGGCTAAACGAGGTATCGTACCACAGCGTAAGATTGTAACAGCGAATATGGTTATGGAGTATGTAAAGCGCTTGCCAGAGAAAGAAGGTCGTTAA
- a CDS encoding DUF2564 family protein, with translation MGSHVNDFEEVKFRVETAQKLVGSATITMDPESLEHATNAVESARSQLEIMKSVATDLDKPFLRNEEKKLDQCEHQLQEAKH, from the coding sequence ATGGGCTCACATGTAAATGATTTTGAAGAAGTAAAATTCCGCGTAGAAACTGCACAAAAACTAGTAGGTTCTGCAACGATTACAATGGACCCGGAATCCTTGGAGCATGCGACAAATGCAGTTGAGTCGGCACGCTCCCAACTTGAAATTATGAAATCCGTTGCAACGGATTTAGATAAACCTTTTTTACGAAATGAAGAAAAAAAATTAGACCAATGCGAACATCAATTACAAGAAGCTAAGCATTGA
- a CDS encoding sulfurtransferase, producing the protein MIVTVEWLRNHIEDEHVRVIDCRFDLANPNWGRQQYEQEHIPYALYFDLNRDLSSPVTKHGGRHPLPNMKEFAEKLSQAGIDENTTVVAYDSQSGAMASRLWWLLTYAGHKKVYVLNGGFHVWKERNLPTESECTEVKRKEFIPNVQENMLITMEEVRESIRTNVDMTLIDSREPKRYAGIEEQVDSQAGHIPTAQNYFWKEGITEEGKFKEQKEQEERFHHLDKEKEIIVYCGSGVTACPNILALQTAGFQNVKLYAGSWSDWISYPENEIEKEQ; encoded by the coding sequence ATGATTGTCACGGTTGAATGGTTACGTAATCATATAGAAGATGAACATGTTCGAGTGATTGATTGCCGTTTTGATTTAGCAAATCCAAATTGGGGCCGGCAGCAGTATGAACAAGAGCATATCCCTTACGCATTATATTTTGATTTGAATCGTGATTTATCGAGCCCTGTAACGAAGCACGGTGGGCGCCATCCGCTTCCTAATATGAAAGAGTTTGCCGAAAAGCTTTCGCAAGCTGGCATTGATGAAAATACGACAGTTGTTGCATATGATAGTCAAAGCGGTGCGATGGCTTCACGTTTATGGTGGCTGTTAACGTATGCAGGGCATAAGAAAGTATATGTGTTAAATGGAGGATTTCATGTATGGAAAGAACGGAATTTACCAACAGAATCTGAATGTACTGAAGTGAAGCGGAAAGAGTTCATTCCAAACGTACAAGAAAATATGCTTATAACGATGGAAGAGGTGAGAGAAAGTATTCGTACCAATGTCGATATGACATTAATTGATTCGCGAGAGCCAAAACGGTATGCTGGTATAGAAGAGCAAGTGGATTCTCAGGCTGGACATATTCCAACAGCACAAAACTATTTTTGGAAAGAAGGAATCACAGAAGAAGGTAAGTTCAAAGAACAAAAAGAACAAGAAGAGCGCTTCCATCATCTCGATAAAGAGAAAGAAATCATCGTGTATTGTGGCTCTGGCGTAACGGCTTGTCCGAATATATTAGCGTTACAAACAGCTGGTTTTCAGAATGTAAAATTATATGCCGGAAGTTGGAGCGATTGGATTTCTTATCCAGAAAACGAAATTGAAAAAGAACAGTAG
- a CDS encoding 5'-3' exonuclease — protein MNKVLLVDGMALLFRAFYATSVYGQFMKRQDGTPTNGIHGYMKHLLTAAQTIEPTHIVTCWDMGSTTFRTESFSNYKANRAAPPEELIPQFDLVQEMTAQLSIPVIGMKGYEADDCIGTLAKKYCSEAEVYILTGDTDLLQLVDTNVTVMLLRKGVGNYEYYTPEKIMEEKGVEPWQIVHAKAFMGDTSDNYPGVKGIGEKTAYKLIQEYGTVAAVLENISSLTKAQRTKIENDLENLNLSLQLAEIHCEVPISCSLEESVHEIDESKMRSVCNQMNWGRPEMFISML, from the coding sequence ATGAATAAAGTATTGTTAGTTGATGGAATGGCATTATTATTTCGTGCTTTTTATGCAACAAGTGTATACGGACAATTTATGAAGCGACAAGATGGTACTCCGACAAATGGGATTCATGGTTATATGAAACATTTATTAACGGCGGCGCAAACGATTGAACCCACTCATATTGTAACGTGCTGGGATATGGGCAGTACAACATTCCGAACAGAATCATTTTCAAATTATAAAGCAAATCGGGCAGCGCCTCCAGAAGAGTTGATTCCGCAATTTGATTTAGTTCAGGAAATGACTGCACAGTTATCCATTCCTGTCATCGGTATGAAAGGGTATGAAGCTGATGACTGCATTGGAACGTTAGCGAAAAAGTATTGCAGTGAAGCAGAGGTATATATATTAACCGGCGATACAGATTTATTGCAGCTTGTTGATACGAATGTTACAGTCATGCTACTTCGCAAAGGGGTTGGAAATTATGAGTACTATACCCCGGAAAAAATTATGGAAGAAAAAGGAGTAGAGCCTTGGCAAATCGTTCACGCTAAAGCATTTATGGGTGATACAAGTGATAATTATCCAGGTGTAAAAGGAATCGGTGAAAAAACGGCTTATAAATTAATTCAAGAATATGGTACAGTAGCTGCGGTATTAGAAAATATTTCATCGTTGACGAAAGCGCAGCGAACAAAAATTGAAAATGATTTAGAGAATTTAAATCTATCCTTACAATTAGCGGAAATTCATTGTGAAGTTCCCATTTCGTGCTCATTAGAAGAAAGTGTGCACGAAATTGATGAAAGTAAGATGCGCAGTGTTTGTAATCAAATGAATTGGGGCAGACCTGAAATGTTCATAAGTATGTTATAA
- a CDS encoding zinc-finger domain-containing protein — MNKKRLIIEVNDLLETYCQDCFLQEHNRQTHSKYYAHSFCIRQCTVGQQLKKYGNQLS; from the coding sequence GTGAATAAAAAGCGACTGATTATCGAGGTGAATGATTTATTAGAGACATATTGTCAAGATTGTTTTTTACAAGAACATAATCGGCAAACGCATAGTAAGTACTATGCCCATTCTTTTTGTATTCGGCAATGCACAGTTGGACAACAGTTAAAGAAATATGGAAATCAATTATCATAA
- a CDS encoding ribonuclease H family protein, with product MKYKIHWQYKTKHGLQTELTTEYISIEEALQLAADFEKTGRVKTLIFYDEMNVEWTLKEMKKLSKQVEEEPQDIHLYFDGGYDVETKTAGIGICVYYKKGSSNYRIRRNAYIEGIYDNNEAEYAALQYGIHVLEELQVKYEAVRLRGDSQVVLQQLAGKWPCYDEHLNDYLDQIEQKAKQMKLKLICEPVARKQNKEAHQLATQALEGIAIDSHIEITG from the coding sequence ATGAAATACAAAATTCATTGGCAATATAAAACAAAACATGGTCTTCAAACTGAATTAACAACAGAGTATATAAGTATCGAGGAAGCACTTCAACTTGCAGCTGACTTTGAGAAAACTGGACGTGTAAAGACCCTTATATTTTATGATGAAATGAATGTAGAGTGGACGCTAAAAGAAATGAAAAAGCTCAGTAAACAAGTAGAAGAGGAACCACAAGATATTCATCTTTATTTTGATGGTGGCTACGATGTCGAAACAAAAACAGCAGGTATTGGTATATGCGTCTACTATAAAAAGGGAAGTAGTAATTATCGAATTCGTCGCAATGCTTACATAGAAGGAATATATGATAATAATGAAGCTGAATATGCAGCATTGCAATATGGCATACATGTATTGGAAGAATTACAAGTGAAATATGAAGCAGTTAGACTACGCGGTGATTCGCAAGTTGTACTGCAACAACTTGCTGGAAAATGGCCATGTTACGATGAGCATTTGAATGATTATTTAGATCAGATTGAACAAAAGGCGAAGCAAATGAAATTGAAACTGATTTGTGAGCCAGTAGCGCGAAAACAAAATAAAGAAGCTCATCAATTGGCGACACAGGCGCTAGAAGGGATAGCAATCGATAGTCATATAGAAATAACTGGATAA
- a CDS encoding reverse transcriptase-like protein: MIEVYIDGASKGNPGPSGAGVFIKGIQQPVQLSIPLGSMSNHEAEYHALLIALKYCIKHNYSIVSFRTDSQLVERAIEKEYAKNKTYAPLLQEALTYIDKFELFFIKWVPSSQNKVADELARKAILQNERRS, translated from the coding sequence TTGATTGAAGTATATATTGATGGCGCATCAAAAGGAAATCCTGGTCCTTCTGGTGCAGGCGTTTTTATTAAAGGGATTCAGCAACCGGTGCAATTATCTATCCCTCTTGGGAGCATGTCAAACCATGAAGCTGAGTACCATGCCTTACTTATCGCATTAAAATATTGTATAAAACATAATTATAGCATTGTATCATTTCGCACCGATTCTCAGCTTGTAGAACGTGCGATTGAAAAAGAATATGCAAAAAACAAAACATACGCTCCACTTTTACAAGAAGCATTAACATATATTGATAAGTTCGAGCTTTTCTTTATCAAGTGGGTTCCAAGCAGTCAAAATAAAGTTGCAGATGAGCTAGCAAGAAAAGCGATTTTACAAAATGAACGGAGGTCTTAA
- a CDS encoding glutathionylspermidine synthase family protein, with protein sequence MSLYRKERKRFYSKFPHFWSDLYGGEYSLFYLFEITEETVRNLQLATERMGKIFFKTARLLRTLSDVQLLELGFPLSSLPYIRMRSLFPESVISRFDFAVTDGGIKMLEFNSDTPTFIMECFQINGAVCKAFDCYDPNKQQERLLSSGITKAVTESAKGIANPNVVFTAHHEHIEDWNTTQYLRELCQVESKIVPMSELRITDEALVDTDGIPIDVLYRQTYPIEDLLEDHDPITGDFVGIELLQLVKRGKLSIINPISAFLMQPKSVQSLIWGLAEEEAFYTREEQEWIQTYMLPTYLEPDEFLGKDAFVQKPSFGREGDTVTIRDKDMKIMTQNTYQTYKKELPVFQKYIELPVVSLETAKGKEDLSYVFGSFLIAGKPSSIGIRAGEKITGNESYYLPIGIKKGEYT encoded by the coding sequence ATGTCCTTATATAGAAAGGAAAGAAAACGATTTTATTCCAAATTCCCTCATTTTTGGTCTGATTTATATGGTGGGGAATATAGCTTGTTTTATCTTTTTGAAATAACGGAAGAAACGGTTCGGAATTTACAACTTGCGACAGAGCGAATGGGAAAAATATTTTTTAAGACTGCTAGACTTCTTCGCACGTTATCTGACGTACAGCTTCTTGAACTTGGATTTCCACTTTCCAGTCTACCTTATATTAGAATGAGGTCTTTGTTTCCTGAATCTGTTATTTCGCGTTTTGATTTCGCTGTGACAGATGGTGGAATAAAAATGCTGGAGTTTAATAGCGATACGCCGACCTTTATTATGGAATGTTTTCAAATAAATGGAGCAGTTTGTAAGGCCTTTGATTGTTATGATCCAAACAAGCAGCAAGAACGTCTTCTTTCTTCGGGGATAACAAAAGCTGTAACGGAAAGTGCGAAAGGAATTGCAAATCCAAATGTAGTATTTACAGCTCATCATGAACATATAGAAGATTGGAATACAACGCAATATTTGAGAGAATTATGTCAAGTGGAAAGTAAAATCGTACCAATGTCAGAGCTAAGAATTACGGATGAAGCTTTAGTTGATACGGACGGTATTCCGATTGATGTTTTATATCGGCAAACGTATCCAATTGAAGACTTACTTGAGGATCATGACCCGATTACTGGAGATTTTGTTGGGATTGAGTTATTGCAACTTGTGAAGAGAGGGAAGCTTTCGATTATTAATCCGATTTCGGCCTTTCTTATGCAGCCGAAATCCGTTCAAAGTTTAATTTGGGGGTTAGCAGAGGAGGAGGCTTTTTATACAAGGGAAGAACAAGAGTGGATTCAGACATATATGCTTCCTACATACTTAGAGCCTGATGAATTTTTAGGAAAAGATGCCTTTGTTCAAAAGCCTTCGTTTGGCCGGGAAGGCGACACTGTTACAATTCGTGATAAAGACATGAAAATTATGACGCAAAATACATATCAAACATATAAAAAAGAACTACCAGTATTTCAAAAGTACATAGAACTTCCAGTTGTTTCTCTTGAGACTGCAAAAGGGAAAGAAGATTTGTCCTATGTATTTGGTTCGTTTTTAATTGCTGGGAAGCCAAGTAGCATTGGGATACGTGCTGGTGAAAAGATTACAGGGAATGAATCTTATTATTTACCTATAGGAATCAAAAAGGGGGAGTATACATGA
- the cspD gene encoding cold-shock protein CspD: MQGKVKWFNNEKGFGFIEIEGADDVFVHFTAIQGEGYKSLEEGQEVSFDIVEGNRGPQAANVVKL, encoded by the coding sequence ATGCAAGGAAAAGTAAAATGGTTTAACAACGAAAAAGGGTTTGGTTTCATCGAAATCGAAGGTGCTGACGATGTATTCGTACACTTCACAGCAATCCAAGGCGAAGGCTACAAATCTTTAGAAGAAGGTCAAGAAGTTTCTTTCGACATCGTTGAAGGTAACCGCGGACCTCAAGCAGCTAACGTAGTAAAACTTTAA
- a CDS encoding aldose 1-epimerase family protein: MIATIQNEKVIVSISEKGAELQSIRLKEDNTEYLWQGDANYWGRRAPLLFPIVGRLVDHTYYVDGTAYSLTQHGFARDLPFSIKEQSETTITYIVTSNAETLQKYPYEFELFVSYELEGQTLHVTYNVHNPSSQEMFFSIGAHPGFNCPLVESTSFTDYYLAFRGPEYLETSILEGPFLSKEKQLIVDHASELPLTYDLFKNDALIFENMNTNEIAIRSHKHNKFVKVTFTGFPFVGVWTPGNNAPFLCIEPWYGIADEVNRAKDFKEKKGIQSLQANETFTCRYSITIG, encoded by the coding sequence ATGATAGCAACAATTCAAAATGAAAAAGTAATCGTTTCCATCTCTGAAAAAGGTGCAGAACTACAAAGCATTCGTTTAAAAGAAGACAACACCGAATACTTATGGCAAGGAGACGCTAACTATTGGGGACGCCGCGCTCCCCTTTTATTCCCAATCGTCGGTAGATTAGTCGATCATACCTATTATGTAGACGGCACTGCTTACTCATTAACACAACACGGTTTCGCCCGCGATCTTCCCTTTTCTATAAAAGAACAGAGTGAAACAACTATTACTTATATCGTCACGAGCAATGCAGAAACGTTACAAAAATATCCCTATGAATTTGAATTATTCGTTTCTTATGAACTCGAGGGGCAAACTCTACACGTTACTTACAACGTACATAATCCATCTTCGCAAGAAATGTTCTTTTCCATTGGTGCTCACCCTGGATTCAATTGCCCACTTGTAGAAAGTACATCATTTACAGATTACTACCTTGCATTCCGTGGACCAGAATATTTAGAAACGAGCATTTTAGAAGGACCATTTCTTTCAAAGGAAAAACAGCTTATTGTAGATCATGCATCAGAATTACCGCTTACATATGATTTATTCAAAAATGATGCTCTTATTTTTGAAAATATGAATACAAATGAAATCGCAATTCGATCTCATAAGCATAATAAATTTGTGAAAGTAACATTTACAGGCTTCCCATTCGTCGGGGTATGGACACCCGGAAACAATGCTCCTTTCCTATGCATTGAACCTTGGTATGGAATTGCTGATGAAGTAAACAGAGCAAAAGATTTCAAAGAGAAAAAGGGAATTCAGTCTTTACAAGCGAATGAAACATTTACATGTCGTTATAGCATTACAATTGGATAG